AGAATGCtgttagccagtaagctagcagtaagatacaaagcaagctgcaggcaagTAAACACGCAGTTAGAAGTTACGCaatctgtaagctagtaaggaagcggtaatctagtaagcaagcagtgagatagtaagcgagcagggagctagtaagctagcaggaaggtagtaagaaagcagtgagctagcaagcgagccgggagctagtaacgaagcagtatgctagtaagcaacaggtaagctagtaagcatgtagcaggctagtaaggaagcatttagcCGGTAAaatagcagtaggctagtaagcaagtattaagcgagtaagcaagcagtagactGGCAAGCAATCAgagagctggtaagcaaccagtgagctggtaagcaagcaattaggtagtaagaaagcagtatgctagtgtgcaagcagtgagctagtaagcgaggaggaagctagtaaggaagcagtattgttcCGTTTCGACGGTCGGAAAGTTCCATTGACGGTAGCGAGCATTAGCGCGAGTTCACGGGCGATcgtgctcgcgattcggcaaaattcggaaattttcgggtcaggcttgaccgagccggatcgcggtacgcgatcgccgttcagatTCAATACCAATCCCAAACAATTAAGTGCGAGCGGTGTGACCttccaaattaatttcaaatcgcttgttttaccgaactctcacagttctttgttacgggatttatcaactaataccatttacgcctcaatttattgtttctgttaatccggtGATGTTTTGTGCTTTATAACGTTACAACTTGTTAAgagttcattcttcattctccaaacctcgccgtccagtccttaagaaaaaggggcgaatcagctctcattccaaacagaacattttggtccttcgagccggattggagTCGAGGAAGAAGCCGATCTAAAACGAAAATAAACTCAATTGAAGAATTGCTGCACAAGCAATCGCAAGGGatgcgttcgatcgaacgcgctCTTACCAATTTAAAAATACTGGGGCAGGCAAAAATGACGGTCGCCGTTACGCAAAACCGCATGGCGATGACCAAGGAAACCTTCGCACAATGCCAGGATTTGGACGCGAAAATCTCAGCCATGGCCGACCATAAAATAGAGGCCACCTACACCTACTTCGTGGAAGCCCCATTGGCCACATGCGAAGAGAAATATCACGAGGCATTAGACTTCATGGCGGAAGTCCTCATGGGGGTGTCTCCTCTACCGGATCCAGCAGCGGCCAACGGTCAGAATTTGAACGTCGCTCCGCAACATCCGACGGCCCATCTACCCAGGATTAACCATCCCACGTTCGAGGGCGCATTTGAACATTGGGAAATTTTTCGTGACAGCTTCACCTCCATGGTCATCGACAGCCAGTCCTTGTCCAACGTGGAACGCCTCCATTTCTTGCACGCGTCGTTGAAGGGCGAAGCGAGCCTCGCGGTGAGTCACCTACCGGTCACAGTCCATAATTTTGAAGTCACGTAGAAAATAATAACGTCTCGTTACAAAAACAAGCACCGACTTATATCCACTCATTTGAATGTGTTGTTTACATTACCGACCGTTGTGTCCGAGACTCAATTTGAATTGCGGGCGTTGCGTGACAAACTTAATATGTCGATCGAAATGCTACGATACCTTGACAGGCCAGTCGACCATTGGAGCGacattttcgtttttctcgGTACACAAAAGCTAGATCGCGCGACGCGGAAGGCGTGGGAGTTTAATCTGGGTGACACGACCGTGTTTCGCACGTACCGCGAATTCGACGCGTTTTTAGAAAAAAGAATTCGCGCATTAGAAGCGATGCCGGTCACTAAACGCGACAAACCGAACGAACCAGAGAAACCAAAATCGATTTTGCCGAAAACCTTCCACGCGCATTCAACAGCTACTAGCAAACTTTCGTGCGCATTGTGTAAACAAAATCATCCCATTTATCAATGTTCCGAGTTTTTGGGAAAATCCCCTTCCAAGCGCTATCAATTAATCAAGCAGCAAAACCGGTGCGTCAATTGCTTTTCCGTCGACCATTCCACTGCACTGTGTAAGAATCCATACTGTCGTAAGGAGTACCATCAAAGGCATCACACGTTGTTGCATTTCCCGGTAAACAAAAATTCCTCGGTCACAGCGTCAAGGGCTGGTTCTTCGATATCTAACGACCAAATCGAAATTAGTTCATATTTAGCGTCGAATTTACCGTTGAAGATAACTGTTCTCCTTTCAACAGTGCGGGTTCAGGTGCATTCTCCTCAAGGCAGGTGCGTTACTGCAAGAGCCCTTCTCGACCAAGGGTCAGCAGCGaccctcattaccgaaaatttagcgcaactgctccgcttaaaacgaacatcgcactacacgcgaattagtggaattggcgagaaacactctttcgtacatcaagtagcgtctatatcaattacacctgcggaCCAGAACGAGCCTGCATATTCGACGACCGCGATTATAATGCAAACATTGACCAGGTATGTCCCATCTCGCCAGAAACAAAACGTTACATGGCCTTACCTTGCAGCGCTAAATCTGGCGGACAGGGATCCTATGAGCTCCGACCCTATTGACATTATTATTGGAGCGGATTTATACGGGCAGCTATTACTCCAAGGCGTCATTCGAGGCTCAGGGTGTGTCCCGACCGCGCAAAGCACGGCCTTGGGCTGGATCCTATCCGGTCCCATCCAAACTCCCGGCCCCGATGACGTCCACATCCAGCACTTGTCCGTCCTCGAACACCTTGACCACAATCTGCGCCGCTTCTGGGAAGTCGAGGAGCTCCCAACTCCCGCGATTTTGACACCTGACgaacaaaattgcgaacgtcattTCGCTGAAACACATTCGCAAACCTCAGAAGGCCCTTACATTGTCCGATTGCCGTTTCGAGACGACCAACCGATTCACCTCGGAGATTCCAGATCGAGAGAGCTTAACAGTTTGCGATCTCAAGAGAATCGCCTAAAACGAGACCCCAATTCCCAACGCGAATATCAGGAATTTCTTTCGAATACCAGTTTCTTGGGCTTATGCGAAAGGTGGATCCACCGTCGCCCATAGCACCTccaaatgcttattacattcCACACCATCCTGTTATTCGCTAAACTAGTCAAACGACGCGTCTTCGCGTTGTTTTCAACGCTTCCAGTCGCACTTCAAATGGCTAATCCCTTAATCAACATTTGCACAGTGGTCCAAAACTCCAACAGGACCTGATCGCAATCCTGATTCGCTGTCGTCAATTCCAATATGTCTACGCGGCCGACATCGAAAAAATGTATCGGCAGATCCTCGTTCACCCTCATGAGGTCGATTTTCAGCGCATCCTTTGGCGCGAGTCTCCTTCTGCTCCGCTTGACGAATACCAGCTGCTCACGGTAACATATGGCACAACTCCAGCGCCATATCTCGCTCTCAGAGTGTtgagacaattaatcgaggacGAAGGTACCTCCTACCCGGACGCAGTGCAAGTTTTAAGCTACCAAGCGTACGTTGACGACTTCCTCTTCGGAAGTGACGACCTCACGTCACTGCGCCTGATCCGCAACCAGACGATCCTATTGGTTCAAAAGGGAGGCTTTTCGTTACGCAAATGGGCGAGCAACGACAGCCGGCTGTTGTTCGACATCGACGAGGCTAATCACGGTTTAGCCGTCAGTACATTCCTCCAAGTCGacgaaaatatttcagtgctgGGCCTAACGTGGAACTCTGTCACAGACCAGTTTTAGTTCCATGCATTGACTTCACGCAATCAAATTACCACCAAGCGCGAAATGCTTTCTTCAATTGCCAAATTATTTGATTCTATGGGCTGGGTCGCTCCATTTGTCGTACTAGCCAAAATTCTCCTCCAACAACTCTGGTCCTTGAAGTGCGACTGGGATGATACAGTTCCGCCAGACTATCTTCAAGAATGACGCTTATTTTGTTCGGAATTTGCCGAGTTCCATTCACTCACCACTCCTCGGAAAACCGCGCCAAGAGTCTTCACCACTCAAAGCCTTCACGGCTTTTCGGACGCTTCAACAAAGGCATATGCTGCGGTGGTCTATCTCCGAAGTGTTCTCGAGGATGGGACAGTCAGTTCGGCCCTTCTAATGGCGAAAACTCGCGTTGCTCCGGTAAAAATGGTCAGCGTCCCTCGATTGGAGTTATGCGCTGCCCTACTCCTTGCTCGATTGATCAAGTTCATTCAGACGTCCCTGATGAACAGACCAATGGATTGTCACTGTTGGACGGATTCTCAAATCACGTTAACGTGGGTGAATCAATCACCTTCGCGGTGGAAAACGTTTCTGGCGAACCGCGTTGCCAAGATTCAAACACTTGTGCCCCAATCAAGCTGGCATCACGTCCCGACAGATGGCAATCCAGCGGACTGTGCTtcccgtggaatctcattatccgagtgtgaccgttcccccgtggacggcccgattcgagggggacgcggagaAAGGCTGAcggtgccgactcagtcggTGGTCGAGGGTTCGCTGCGGTGAGTGACGAAGGCCGGGTTACTGTTTCAGGCGTATTTATTTCTACCTTAATCTTACAACACTTAGTCTATGTACACTTAgggctacggaggacggcgcggtgaacggtcggtcgctcgaagaGAGCGCCGCAAAGAGCGTTCAGGCGCTCGGCGGAGGGGAGAGGGCATacagtaccctacctacgctgctacgaggccgcgatatctgtagggccagggtaggaaagaaggagcggttcgacccagtatccagggttacggttggttcggcggattggtcgcgagagagctcctcgcactctcgtgtttgcaaaaagtcggagctcgtgtagacccgtatgGTGCGTACGTATTCTCTCGTCACTTGAACAGGCatcgacgagcaagacacgagtccgccgaatccggccggtggcccggtattaatactcgcgcggcgcgtaattagcggcgagaagtcgcggacgcctagcggccgcgtGGGAAACCACCGAGCGCGGGAactcggccgcgacggtgcttGGTTCGCGGTCCCGTGTCGGATATGCGCGTTACACAAGTTAAAATCTCACCGATTATGGTGGTCAGGACCACAGTGGCTTCGAAAGAATCCCCAGGAGCGGCTCCATTCAGGTTACGTCACTGCTCCGGATGCTTCCGAGGAGGAAAGGGGCCAAACCATCAAAATCCTGACCGCTACCGCAGCTCCCTGGGAATTAGAACAACGATATTCCTCGCGGCCAAAACTTCACCGAGTCATCGCATATGTTAAGCGTTTCATCGACAATCTCCTAACGCAAGCGAGACAAAGGGATCCACTCACCCAACCCATTCCGTCACCCAAGGCGTCTCTCTCAATTTTGAGTCCCAATGAGATTCACTGGGCCGAAATGTTTTGGGTGCGGCACATCCAATCGAAGGTATTTCCGGTAGAAATGAATGCTCTCCGCAAAACTCACCTGGTGTCGAAATCGAGCCCACTCAAATCCTTGAACCCCTTCCTCGATTCGGACGGCTTGATTCGCGCAAGAGGCCGCCTGTCAAAGGCACGATTATTTGTAAAAGCCAAGACACCGATTATTTTAAAAGCTCATCCACTCTTAACACTCCTAATTACAGGCACTCATCGTCAACTCCTTCACGCCGGCCTCCAACTCACTCTCGCCTACCTCCGGAACCATTACTGGATCATCCGAGCGCGAACGACCATCCGAGCTGTCCTTTATCGGTGTGTAGCATGCACTCGTGAAAGGGCTGCCATTCCGCAGGAGCTCATGGGGTCCTTGCCGGCTCCGCGGGTCGAACAAGTAGAACGGCCATTCACTCACACCGGGGTCGACTATGCAGGGCCGATTCAAGCCCGGACAACACCAGGCCGGGGTCATAAGTCTGCCAAAGCATACATTGCGATCTTTGTTTGCTTGACAATTAAGGCGGTCTATATTGAGCTCGTAAGTGATTATAGTTCACAGGCCTTCATAGCAGCTTTCCATCGGTTTGCATCTCGACGCGGCCTCCCAACCGCTATGTACTCCGATAACGGCACTACATTTCATGGCGCGAACAGCGAATTAGCTTTATCCCACCAATCCGTCACGAGAGAaccaaattttaacaatttcctaGCGTCAAAAGGAATTTCATGGCATTTCTTACCTCCCAATGCACCGCACTTTGGAGGACCCTGGGAAGCTGCTGTGAAAAGCCTCAAATATCACCTGAAACGTACTATCGGGTCCGACACTTTAACCTTCGAGGAACTAGCAACGCTGCTCTGTCGGGTCGAAGCGCGTCATAACTCCAAGCCTCTTGGAAGCACGTCGGACAGCCTCGAGGAGTACTCGGTCTTAATACCGGGCCATTTCCTGATCGGGTCCCCTCTCGTGGCTCCACCTGAGCCCAGCGTCCTTAACATACAAGAAAACCGATTATCTCGCTGGCAACTTCTACAGAGACTCACGGAAAAGTTGTGGAAATCGTGGCAGCAGGACTACTTACTCACGCATTCCCAGCGCCCGAAATCGCGCACAGTCCAAAACCTCGCCAAAAAGGGCCAGCTTGTCCGGCTCCGCAATTCGAACCTCCCGCCGTGTAAATGGGAACTCGGTCGCATCGTCGACTGCCATCCGGGAAGCGACGGTCTCGTCCGCGTCGTCTCTATTAAAACCGCACAATCCACGTATAAACGACCACTCGCGAAAGTGTGCTTTCTTCCCGTTCCGATTCACGCGGACAAGACGAACGAAACGGCTCTAAATTAAGCGTAATGGTTCTGTACTTTAGATGTAAGGCTATATAGATTTAAGTTAGATTGTAATGTACACGTACTTACTGCGTCGTCATGTGCACACTCATGTCCACACCAGTACATGTTGTCACTCACAACGATCTTACTGCACACTACGATTGTTAAATTAGTTCATTCAACAGGGGGGCGGTGTGCTCCGTTTCAACGAACGGAAAGTTCCACTGACGGTAGCGAGCATGCACGCGAGCTCATGGGCGATcgtgctcgcgattcggcaaaagtcggaaattttcgggtcacgctcgaccgagccggatcgcggtgcgcgatcgccgttcagatACAAAACCAATAGCAACCAATTAAGTGCGAACGGTGTgaacttcaaaattaatttcaaatcgcttgttttaccgaactctcacagttctttgtggcgggatttatcaactaaaaccatttacgcctcaatatattgtttctgttaatccggtgaagttccgtgctttataaagttacaacttTTTATGAGTTTATTCTTCATACTCCaaacctcgccgtccagtccttaACAAAAATGGGCGAATCAGCTctcattccaaacagaacaagtatgatagaaagcaagcagcaatctagtaagcatacaataagttagaatgcaaggaggaggctagtaagtgagcagaagctagtagcaagcagtaagctagtgaacaagcagtaagttagtaagcaagcagcgagctagtaagctagcaggaatctagtaaggaagcagcctgcTCTTAAGCAAGGGCCTTGGCTTAgtcgcccgggccgcgagtatggcgactctataaaatcgccctcgaatcctaagctatggtgcgcggcgatgggatgcatggttgggggagaagtccCATTCACaaccgaccacctccgggggcacctgccgaacccccggagtattaggcttccccgggTAAGACGGCTCTGCCCGAGTGGACCTTTTTTCCGACCTACGCGTGAGAAGTAAATGGATTATCATAACAAATCGGCGTTGGGGCGGGTGATTGCGTGgagggaggtcgaagacggcgttggggctagggtgacggcgctcgcgcctcactGAGCGCCTAGCCCGGCTTCGTGCAGGGCGGAGGAGGacaacgagactgcgtcagtctcatccttctcctccgccaggagccacataggctccaagagggagcggacggggcaggccgttttcggagtgggtagggcaatgagcccggtggtaatggtgagttgcctcagggacgaggtaaccgaggagattttcgagaggatatcctcgtctctgaggcgcgtggagaaggtggccgcatcctgttcctttaaggggcagaagaggggcggcgcagaggccctgagagaggctgTCCAAAAGATGAGagaggcggcgcaggagctgagcGGACGGAACGCCCGTCAGCAGCTCCTGTTGAAGGAGGAGAGACGGGGGAGGAGGACAGCAGAGGCGTGCTGGGaaggcgcggccctccctccaatcctcccgcctcATCCGCCGCGTGCCCCGGTGATGGCAAATAAGCGGGCTAcggcggcggtggtgcgagGCTCTAGAGGCTCTTCCgcccgcactccgtccgcgcagagttccccgttctcctcagaggacgaacttCAGAGGAagattggggaaatgattgaccgGAGCTGGTCGCCTTCCGGGATGTGTTCCTCCCCGGTAGAGcgatcagcaggaaggcggtgccccccGACCAATACCGGTACAATCGGGGAGGGcgcaggtggggggagcgaatgcTTCGCCCACCGTGGTCGTTCCGGGGCCTTGGGTCGCGGTCTCCAAGGGGGCCAGACTTCCCGCGGTCCTGGATCAGACGCCATCCatggcaccgtcccaagggggggggggtgtcctggagcgaggtggttgggcggaaggcgaggagagcggcgaggaaggcctcgcagcctcAACCTCCGCCATcgccgcacgcggccaaagtaaaggccgcgaagacgcGACCTGGGCGCCCCCccccaaaacggcagcggtggcgctgaccgtcgcgcagagtggcgacctgaccctcgcggcggcgatgcagctcgccagggagaacatcttcctggaggagcttggcatcgcttccgtgagggcgaagagggcggtgaccgggggtcacctgctggagatccccggaccgGAGGGCGGGGAAATGGCGGACAGACTcgcacagaggctccgggagcagctgggcgagcgaggtgtccggttcGCCAgttccacgaagcgcacggagatgcgcgtttgtgggctggaagactcggtcacagcgcaggaggtgtctcatgcactagcgagggcgggggacagtcccgaaggagacgtgcgggtcggagagatcctgcctggggtcggtgtgggcccggtgcccctcaCCGCTGTCTGCatagtggcggaatccgggagggtttttagtaggatgggtttcggcgcgagtggagatactcgcgtcgcgcccactccagtgtcaccgctgcctcgagttggagCACGTgaagcagtggtgcacctcgccggtggacagcagcggtcagtgtttccgctgcggagcgaaagaccaccgcgcgagccagtgctcggcggcccccccgctgcccgctatgtgcggacatggggaggccggcagatcacagggtggggagcaaaaagtgctctcccccctcccggaagaaaaaggggaatcggccctctccggttcaggctcctcggttggtggcatcgtccacaatggagatGGACGGTGCCCCGGGGACGGactgccgggaggaggctggggcggccactaagtaatgccgccccgtctcctcctccagggcaacctcaaccactgccgcgcggc
The Colletes latitarsis isolate SP2378_abdomen unplaced genomic scaffold, iyColLati1 scaffold0021, whole genome shotgun sequence DNA segment above includes these coding regions:
- the LOC143350696 gene encoding uncharacterized protein LOC143350696 is translated as MYRQILVHPHEVDFQRILWRESPSAPLDEYQLLTVTYGTTPAPYLALRVLRQLIEDEGTSYPDAVQVLSYQAYVDDFLFGSDDLTSLRLIRNQTILLVQKGGFSLRKWASNDSRLLFDIDEANHGLAVSTFLQVDENISVLGLTWNSVTDQF